The following DNA comes from Dehalococcoidia bacterium.
TGCACGATCACGCGCACGTTGGCATAGTCGCGCCGCGCCTGCTCGATCTGCGGCACGCTGAAGCGCGCGTGCACGTTGCAGTGGCCCTGCCAGAGAATCACGCGGCTGCGGCGCAGTTGCTCGACGCGGTTGCCGCCCAGGTCGTCGAAGGGCCAGTCATAGTCCCAGAGCGCCATCTCATCGTCGGGAATGCCGAGCTTGAGCGCCGTGTTGCGGCCCAGGTGCTGGTCGGGGAAGAAGAAGACGCGCCTGCCGCGTTGAAACGCCCATTCGATCACGGCGCCGGCGTTGCTGGAGGTGCAGACGATGCCGCCGTTGCGCCCGACGAACGCCTTGAGCGCGGCGGCGGAGTTGATGTAGGTGACGGGCACAATGCCGTCGATGCCCTCGCGCTGCAGGCTCGCCCAGGCCTTGAGCACGTCGCCCGGCTGCGCCATGTCGGCCATCGAGCAGCCGGCGGCCAGGTTGGGCAGGATCACCTGCTGCTCCGGCGCGGTGAGGATGTCGGCGCTCTCGGCCATGAAGTGCACGCCGCAGAAGACGATGTACTCGACGCCGCGTTGCTCCGCCGCCCACTGCGCCAGCTTGAACGAGTCGCCGCGCACGTCGGCGAACTGGATGATGTCCTCGCGCTGGTAGTGGTGGCCGAGGATCACGGCGCGGCTGCCGACGGCGGCCCGGGCGGCGCGGATGCGCGCCGTCAACGCGTCGATACCGACGCCGCGGTAGCGGGCGGGAATCTCGACCTGCCACTGGCGGAAGCTGCGTTCTTCGACCAGCGGCACGGTGGCGATGCCC
Coding sequences within:
- the nadA gene encoding quinolinate synthase NadA, coding for MVTTISLDAAKDGAGIPDAACETGIATVPLVEERSFRQWQVEIPARYRGVGIDALTARIRAARAAVGSRAVILGHHYQREDIIQFADVRGDSFKLAQWAAEQRGVEYIVFCGVHFMAESADILTAPEQQVILPNLAAGCSMADMAQPGDVLKAWASLQREGIDGIVPVTYINSAAALKAFVGRNGGIVCTSSNAGAVIEWAFQRGRRVFFFPDQHLGRNTALKLGIPDDEMALWDYDWPFDDLGGNRVEQLRRSRVILWQGHCNVHARFSVPQIEQARRDYANVRVIVHPECTREVVAAADASGSTEFIARQVAEAPAGSVLAIGTEINLVNRLANEHPEKTVFCLDPIFCPCSTMYRVHPAYLCWVLEELAEGRVVNRIQVDDETAHWARIALERMLQVR